A stretch of Pomacea canaliculata isolate SZHN2017 linkage group LG6, ASM307304v1, whole genome shotgun sequence DNA encodes these proteins:
- the LOC112565560 gene encoding 2-oxoisovalerate dehydrogenase subunit beta, mitochondrial-like isoform X1, whose amino-acid sequence MSQCGRMKRSEQNKLIWRKRFVGTTAVRSVHFSYVPDTPDPKHGSTTRMNLFQSITSALDVCLGKDPTAVIFGEDVAFGGVFRCTVGLRDKYGEARVFNSPLSEQGIVAFGIGMAIAGSTAIAEIQFADYIFPAFDQLRNEAAMFRYRTGNQFDCGRLTVRAPCMAVGHGALYHSQSVEAFFGHCPGLKVVIPRGPIQAKGLLLSCIRDENPCIFFEPKILYRAAIEEVPTGDYELPLSKASVLLEGSDVTLIGWGTQVHVLREVAAMAQDKLNVSCELIDLCTILPWDKDTVLASAAKTGRVLISHEAPVTMGFGAELAATIQSECFLNLEAPIERVCGYDTPFPHVFEPFYMPDKWRCLEAVKRLVNF is encoded by the exons ATGAGCCAGTGTGGCAGGATGAAGAGGTCCGAGCAAAATAAATTGATATGGAGGAAGAG ATTTGTCGGAACTACTGCAGTCAGGAGCGTTCACTTCAGCTATGTTCCAGATACACCTGACCCTAAACACG GTAGCACAACTCGCATGAACTTGTTTCAGTCCATCACCAGTGCTCTTGATGTCTGCCTTGGAAAGGACCCTACAGCAG TTATCTTTGGTGAAGATGTTGCATTTGGTGGAGTTTTTCGCTGCACTGTGGGGCTTCGAGATAAATATG GGGAAGCACGAGTGTTCAACAGTCCTTTGAGTGAACAGGGAATTGTGGCATTTGGCATTGGCATGGCTATTGCTGGCTCCACAGCAATTGCAGAAATACAGTTTGCTGACTACATCTTTCCTGCATTTGACCAG CTTCGTAATGAAGCAGCAATGTTTAGGTACCGAACAGGGAACCAGTTTGACTGTGGGCGCTTGACAGTGCGTGCACCATGCATGGCTGTTGGACATGGTGCACTGTACCACTCACAGAGTGTGGAAGCTTTTTTTGGACACTGCCCAGGGCTCAAG GTGGTCATTCCACGAGGACCTATCCAGGCCAAAGGCCTGCTTCTGAGTTGCATTCGTGATGAAAACCCCTGCATCTTTTTTGAGCCCAAGATCTTGTACAGAGCTGCTATAGAGGAAGTTCCTACTGGAGACTATGAGCTGCCTCTCAGCAAGGCCAGTGTTTTGTTGGAAG GTTCTGATGTGACGTTGATTGGCTGGGGGACACAGGTGCACGTGCTACGGGAAGTGGCAGCCATGGCACAGGACAAACTAAACGTCTCTTGTGAGCTGATTGACCTCTGCACCATCCTGCCATGGGACAAAGACACTGTGCTTGCA TCTGCAGCAAAAACAGGGCGTGTGTTGATAAGTCACGAAGCTCCTGTCACAATGGGATTTGGTGCAGAGCTGGCAGCCACCATTCAG AGTGAATGTTTTCTGAACCTGGAGGCACCCATTGAGCGAGTGTGTGGCTATGACACGCCCTTTCCTCATGTGTTTGAGCCTTTTTACATGCCGGACAAGTGGCGCTGCCTTGAGGCTGTCAAAAGACTTGTCAATTTTTAG
- the LOC112565560 gene encoding 2-oxoisovalerate dehydrogenase subunit beta, mitochondrial-like isoform X3: MALPSKTLSAACRQFSLLCRRFVGTTAVRSVHFSYVPDTPDPKHGSTTRMNLFQSITSALDVCLGKDPTAVIFGEDVAFGGVFRCTVGLRDKYGEARVFNSPLSEQGIVAFGIGMAIAGSTAIAEIQFADYIFPAFDQLRNEAAMFRYRTGNQFDCGRLTVRAPCMAVGHGALYHSQSVEAFFGHCPGLKVVIPRGPIQAKGLLLSCIRDENPCIFFEPKILYRAAIEEVPTGDYELPLSKASVLLEGSDVTLIGWGTQVHVLREVAAMAQDKLNVSCELIDLCTILPWDKDTVLASAAKTGRVLISHEAPVTMGFGAELAATIQSECFLNLEAPIERVCGYDTPFPHVFEPFYMPDKWRCLEAVKRLVNF; the protein is encoded by the exons ATGGCGCTGCCGAGTAAGACATTGTCTGCTGCGTGTAGACAATTTTCTCTTCTGTGTCGCAGATTTGTCGGAACTACTGCAGTCAGGAGCGTTCACTTCAGCTATGTTCCAGATACACCTGACCCTAAACACG GTAGCACAACTCGCATGAACTTGTTTCAGTCCATCACCAGTGCTCTTGATGTCTGCCTTGGAAAGGACCCTACAGCAG TTATCTTTGGTGAAGATGTTGCATTTGGTGGAGTTTTTCGCTGCACTGTGGGGCTTCGAGATAAATATG GGGAAGCACGAGTGTTCAACAGTCCTTTGAGTGAACAGGGAATTGTGGCATTTGGCATTGGCATGGCTATTGCTGGCTCCACAGCAATTGCAGAAATACAGTTTGCTGACTACATCTTTCCTGCATTTGACCAG CTTCGTAATGAAGCAGCAATGTTTAGGTACCGAACAGGGAACCAGTTTGACTGTGGGCGCTTGACAGTGCGTGCACCATGCATGGCTGTTGGACATGGTGCACTGTACCACTCACAGAGTGTGGAAGCTTTTTTTGGACACTGCCCAGGGCTCAAG GTGGTCATTCCACGAGGACCTATCCAGGCCAAAGGCCTGCTTCTGAGTTGCATTCGTGATGAAAACCCCTGCATCTTTTTTGAGCCCAAGATCTTGTACAGAGCTGCTATAGAGGAAGTTCCTACTGGAGACTATGAGCTGCCTCTCAGCAAGGCCAGTGTTTTGTTGGAAG GTTCTGATGTGACGTTGATTGGCTGGGGGACACAGGTGCACGTGCTACGGGAAGTGGCAGCCATGGCACAGGACAAACTAAACGTCTCTTGTGAGCTGATTGACCTCTGCACCATCCTGCCATGGGACAAAGACACTGTGCTTGCA TCTGCAGCAAAAACAGGGCGTGTGTTGATAAGTCACGAAGCTCCTGTCACAATGGGATTTGGTGCAGAGCTGGCAGCCACCATTCAG AGTGAATGTTTTCTGAACCTGGAGGCACCCATTGAGCGAGTGTGTGGCTATGACACGCCCTTTCCTCATGTGTTTGAGCCTTTTTACATGCCGGACAAGTGGCGCTGCCTTGAGGCTGTCAAAAGACTTGTCAATTTTTAG
- the LOC112565560 gene encoding 2-oxoisovalerate dehydrogenase subunit beta, mitochondrial-like isoform X2, producing MKRFVGTTAVRSVHFSYVPDTPDPKHGSTTRMNLFQSITSALDVCLGKDPTAVIFGEDVAFGGVFRCTVGLRDKYGEARVFNSPLSEQGIVAFGIGMAIAGSTAIAEIQFADYIFPAFDQLRNEAAMFRYRTGNQFDCGRLTVRAPCMAVGHGALYHSQSVEAFFGHCPGLKVVIPRGPIQAKGLLLSCIRDENPCIFFEPKILYRAAIEEVPTGDYELPLSKASVLLEGSDVTLIGWGTQVHVLREVAAMAQDKLNVSCELIDLCTILPWDKDTVLASAAKTGRVLISHEAPVTMGFGAELAATIQSECFLNLEAPIERVCGYDTPFPHVFEPFYMPDKWRCLEAVKRLVNF from the exons ATGAAGAG ATTTGTCGGAACTACTGCAGTCAGGAGCGTTCACTTCAGCTATGTTCCAGATACACCTGACCCTAAACACG GTAGCACAACTCGCATGAACTTGTTTCAGTCCATCACCAGTGCTCTTGATGTCTGCCTTGGAAAGGACCCTACAGCAG TTATCTTTGGTGAAGATGTTGCATTTGGTGGAGTTTTTCGCTGCACTGTGGGGCTTCGAGATAAATATG GGGAAGCACGAGTGTTCAACAGTCCTTTGAGTGAACAGGGAATTGTGGCATTTGGCATTGGCATGGCTATTGCTGGCTCCACAGCAATTGCAGAAATACAGTTTGCTGACTACATCTTTCCTGCATTTGACCAG CTTCGTAATGAAGCAGCAATGTTTAGGTACCGAACAGGGAACCAGTTTGACTGTGGGCGCTTGACAGTGCGTGCACCATGCATGGCTGTTGGACATGGTGCACTGTACCACTCACAGAGTGTGGAAGCTTTTTTTGGACACTGCCCAGGGCTCAAG GTGGTCATTCCACGAGGACCTATCCAGGCCAAAGGCCTGCTTCTGAGTTGCATTCGTGATGAAAACCCCTGCATCTTTTTTGAGCCCAAGATCTTGTACAGAGCTGCTATAGAGGAAGTTCCTACTGGAGACTATGAGCTGCCTCTCAGCAAGGCCAGTGTTTTGTTGGAAG GTTCTGATGTGACGTTGATTGGCTGGGGGACACAGGTGCACGTGCTACGGGAAGTGGCAGCCATGGCACAGGACAAACTAAACGTCTCTTGTGAGCTGATTGACCTCTGCACCATCCTGCCATGGGACAAAGACACTGTGCTTGCA TCTGCAGCAAAAACAGGGCGTGTGTTGATAAGTCACGAAGCTCCTGTCACAATGGGATTTGGTGCAGAGCTGGCAGCCACCATTCAG AGTGAATGTTTTCTGAACCTGGAGGCACCCATTGAGCGAGTGTGTGGCTATGACACGCCCTTTCCTCATGTGTTTGAGCCTTTTTACATGCCGGACAAGTGGCGCTGCCTTGAGGCTGTCAAAAGACTTGTCAATTTTTAG